TACCCTATCTCTCCAGAGACAACtactcttctgatttttttccaccATAAATATTACAAGATACCAGAAGTGTTCCTGTTTTTCACTCATTGTGGgcaatacatacacacatggtTTCAATTATTGATCATAGGCCatatgatttttagtttttttgtagaAAGAATTCATATTTATGACTTTGGTTTTAGAATTACTTATTCCTATTCAGATTAATTGACTAATAAGAACAAGTTTTATagaaattatttgtaattctttttttttttttttttttaccttagggAACCTCCACAAGGAGCTCATTTTCTTGCCAAAAGTCTGGATGATGCTTTAAAACTTACTGAGCAACCAGAATTAGTAAATAAAGTGGACATGGTTTGGATAGTGGGAGGCAGTTCTGTTTATAAGgtaagtaaaattataaagaaatgttCTACCTCACTCCTTCAGCTTCCCTGCCAtctgaacttgaaaaaaattaagtcatgAGCAAAGGAAGCACGTTATGCCTCCCTATTGTTAGCTAGACATGTCAATTTGCATTACTCATTTTAGATACtcatgaaaagtaaataaaaacataaaagtttttaagcctattcagtttattttcaattcaaaataGTTGAtgtttctaatttaaaaacattttttaaaaaaaataaaaacattctaaatccttccctttattttttttttaatccttccctTTAGAATCATATTTGCATTGTTTTCTACTCCCTGGATATGCCCTAATATGCCAAATTATTCCCCTTTTATCAAGGATTTATATATGTCCTTACTGAGAAAGGGTTGGGGTTCTCGGTTTCTGTATACTGACTAGAtatctatgaatttttttaaaaagcagaaaacttTCCCTAACAATTTTTATATGAGGGCATGAGAAaagtattatttcataatataaggaaaagcagataaaagaaaaaacagtccttactctttttttttttacgctTATCATGCCATGCATTCATAGGGAATGGTTTCCAGCAGTTTAGGCTCCTTTCCATAGGTTCTCACAAAGTGTGCTTCCCTGGGTGTAACAGACTGGTGCTTCAGTTGAACCCAGATAcctttctccttggcttctttcatttcctgATCATTTTCTTTCGCACCCTTACAAAGGTATCTCAGCTCTTGAGTGCTTAATATGCTGAATATGTACATTAATTCGCTTGGCAAGAATCTTTcttgcccttatttttttttttaagattttatttcatttattcatgagagacacaaagaggcagagacacaggcagagggagaggcaggcccaggctcactccctgagccaaaggcagacactcaaccactgagccacccaggtgccccaacattttgAATGATGTAATACCATGTtcacttgaaaatatatttttttaaatatttttttttttttttaagattttatttattaattaatgagagagagagaagcagagacacaggcagagggagaagcaggctccatgcagggagctcgatgtgggactctggttccgggactccaggatcatgccctgggctgaaagcagatgctcaaccactgagccacccaggcgttcctaaaattaaatttttaaattttatatattaaaacacattatcaaaaaataataaaacacattatTCCTGTTGTTAGCTATAcatatttaacttaaattttttttaacttaaatttttatatgtaacttAATATATATGTAAGTTGTAAGGAAGTAGAAATTACAACTGATAATTTTGCATTACCCACCTGCCTCACATCACAATAGCATGAGGAACATTTAGGCTTATCTTCCCTGGGACCAGCCTGTTTTTGTAAACAAAGTttcattggaacacagccatgcccaccAGTTTaatattatctatggctgctgTTACccacaaagtaagaaaaaaaccATATGGTCCACAAAGCCTAACATATTTACCATCTGACCCATTACAGAAAAGGTTTGCTGTATAGCATTTACTTAGATACAGATTTTCAAAGCTTTTTTCAAAGCTTCTATGGCTAGTCtcactcagtttctttttttttttttaagattttatttatttattcatgagaaacacagagatgtgtgagagagaggcatagacacaggcagagggagaagcaggctccatgcagggagcctgacacgggactcgatcccgggactccaggatcaccccctgggccgaaggcaggggctaaaccgctgagccacccagggttccccaagtTTCTCTAATTTTTGATACAGTAAAAATTGGCAGAACATTTTTTTGGTTGGGGCAAGagaataaatgatttaatatacgtggtagtaaaaaaacaaaaataaaaaacaaaatttgttctaTGCCCTTATTTGGAATTTCAAGGATAATACAcacttaaaattatgtatatatgtatatatatatgtatatacttttttttctataagcTATTTGAAAATCAAGGGTTATTGCTTTCTTAGAGATGCAGCTCATgactttttattagaattttaagaTACTCATTTGAGGGcagttttttcttcccttttttttttttttttttttttttttaagattttatttatttagggacacctgggtggctcagtggttgagcgtctgcctttagcttggggcatggtcctggggtcctgggattgagttccacatcgggctccccacagggagcctccttctctctctgcctatgtctctgcctttctctctgtgtccctcatgaataaataaataaaatcctttaagaaaaaaaaagagagattttatttatttattcatgagagacacagagagagagagagagagagaggcagagacataggcagtgggagaagcaggctccatgcaggaagcccgatgcagagcttgatctcaggcctccaggatcatgaccagagccacaagcagatgttcaactgctgagccacccagttgagccaccccggtgtcccaagggcagtttttcttttcttttcttttcttttttatggtgaaaaaaatttagatttagattgatagccagctggactcagtttagatgatcccaattttgttggcaacaccCAAAGCATCACagtcaggagccagtcgaacatatgctttcttctctccatcaggcctgatcaaggtgttgaccttggccacatcaatgacatagagcttcttcacagcctgtttgatctgatgcttattggccttgacatccacaatgaacacaagtgtgttgttgtcttctattttcttcatggctgactcggTAGTGTGGGGGAACTCAATGAtagcatagtgatcaagcttgttgCTCCTGGGGGTGCTCTTTagaggatatttgggctgccttcagagacgcagggtcttgggtcATCAGAATGTAGGTGACATGTGGATCTTCCTTTTTTGTGTGACTGTGCATgcctttcagcaccgctttcttagctttcaaagcctttgctttggcttcagctttcaaagcctttgctttggcttcggcttcggctttgggaggggcaggggcttccttcttctccttcggCCCATCTTTGCAAAAGGAAGGGCAGTTTTTCTATAGAAACTATCAGCAGTACCTAGgcagtaatttaaaaagacattaacaaCATAAGGCCAAATAAAAATCATTAGCAACAAGAGGCTAAGAAAGTAAATTACCTACTGTCATTGTAACTATCTCCTAAGAAGTGGAAGCATTATTTAAATTCTATGCAAATGTACTAAGTGTGCCCTTGGGGTTTTCAATGATGAAAATCTCAAGAAATTATACCATCTtatccatatatacatatgcaaattTTTCTTCAAGAACAACTAGATAATTTACAGCTCTTAATTCTTAAACAACtaccaaagaaaaaaggaatactgAATGCTTAAATGAAAAGAGTACGTGTAAGTAAACTAGAGGCCAGAATATGTTTAAATTCCCTCTCGTAATTATTGCTAATGATTAGTCCCATTCTCGAAATAACTAAGACATTGTGGGACCCCCAAGTAAAGAATAGGATATTTAAACAGCCTtctttttgggcacctgggtaactcagttggttaagcgtctgccttcagctcaggtcatgagctcaaggtcctgggattgagccccacatctggctccctgctcagcagagtctgcttctccctctccctttccctctgtccctcctcatgGCTCATGCTTAcgcgcacatgctctctctctctctcaaataaataaaatcttaaaaaaataaaatctttttaataaatagataaataagtagcATGCTTTGGACGTAAAGATATGTAGCATGTCTTTAATACCTAGTATAAACTGTATAATTAAacagaaatcttaaaagtttCTATTTTGACAGATAAATTAGGAAATTGATACCTTTTGTGTTTTTTCAAAGGAAGCCATGAACAAACCAGGCCATCTTAGACTATTTGTGACAAGGATTATGCATGAATTTGAAAGTGACACGTTTTTCCCAGAAATTGATTTGGAGAAATATAAACTTCTGCCAGAGTAAGTAAAATGCTACTAATATGTCTGAAGCATTTTGGATTTCCTACTTAAGAATTAtagaaggagggatgcctgggcggctcagtggttgagcatctgcctttggctcggggcgggatcctggagtcccaggatcaagtcccgcatcaggctccctgcatggagcctgcttctccctctgcctttgtctcttttgtctctgcctctctctctgtgtgtctctcatgaagaaataaataaaatctttaaaaaaaaaaaaaaaaaagtatatctctTCAGATTAAATTTGGATTAGTTATGTGTTGTATAGACAAATAGTTTAGGAATTTTAGTAAATCTTGATTTAACAAACTTGGGAATGTttaagttttggggtttttttaatatttacttattcatgacagagagagagagagacaggcagaggagaagcaggctccatgcagggagcttgacgtgggactcgatcctgggtctccaggattacaccccaagctgaagggaCGGGgggacgctaaactgctgagccaccggggctgcccgggaatGTTTAAGTTTTAATCATCTTACTGACAACTAAGAGTAGTCATTAGCTCATTCTACAAGATCTGTGCTTAGCATCAGACATTTGTCTTAGGCACTAGGGAAACAGTGCTTACCAAGGCAGAGGTACTGCTCTCTAAGATTAGATTTTTTTGTAGTAGAGCAGGAGGGTAGCAAATGATAGATAAACATCAAGAGAGTTGCTATATGGAGAACTGAAATACTGTGATGTGGTAAATACTGTATTGTCTGAGAAGTCCTCTCTGAAGAGTAGTATCTACGCTGAGATCTAAATAGCAAGAAGCCAGCCATGCAAACAGCAGAGAAGACCATTCTTGAAACCAGAAATAGTGTAGACACCAGAGGGCGGGAACCAGCGTGGTATTCTCCCTGAGGCTGAAAGCCACTGTGAGCCTTGTAAGCAAGGGGGAAGCCAGAAGGAGTCAGATCAGGGGCAGGTTTAGAGGTTTTGAATAGAGAGTAATATTGTTCCAGCTGTTTGTGGAGAACAGACTTGGGATGGAAGAAGGATGGCAAGAGTGAAGCTGGGAGAGCAGTTAGCTGTGAGAattgaagagaaagaataagagatttGGATAGTGGTAGAGATCGAAAGAAGaggttatatttgttttatatgggGTTGTGATTTTTAACATGAAACTGCCTGATTTTGAAGACTCCTAGCATTTTAGTTTAAAGGcacttttttatatttcaattaaaaaaattaaaaaggacttTTCAGCTGTTAGCTATGAAGAGTAAAAGATTAACCGTATCCACACTTTCAGATTAGGTTTTAACACATTCTTTCAGATATTCTCAATTGAATCCAGTCATTGTTCTTTGAGTGTGAGTTTGTTTTGGAAAGTACCTCCTAAAAGGACATTCAGAACCAAGTCTGAATAAGTGGATGGCCAAGCTTTAAAGTAAGAGTCTATAGAGTagtctggggttttttttgtcgtttttttttttaagattttatttatttcttcatgagagtcacagacagaggggcagagacacagtcagcgggagaagcaggctctccctatGGGGAGAtcaatgtgggattccatcccaagacctggggatcatgacctgagccacccaagtgtccttaTAGAGTAATAGTCTTAAATCTAATGAAGTGTGTGTTTTCCTTGGCTTTTAACTAGTtctaaagaaaactgaaatttttaaaaactctaaaagtTCTCTTAAAAGCTGAAGTGTACAGGGTTTTGCTTAGTCCCCAAAGGTGACCACATAGAAAAATCACACTTAgtgattttatatgtatttataagatcagttgtgtttctttgtcacatcttacatatttttctcttgtattGCTTAGGTTGCTGATTCTCACATTATATGAATATTGATAGCTGCTGTcacatttctgtctttctctttgctCGTAAGAGAAAGATTACTGTGTGAATTTATCTTTCCAAATCCTGTTGCTCTCCATCAGACCTCTTTCCAAAACTGACCCTCTAGGATCTTtgataacttaaaatatttctggcTCTCCGGCTCTTAGAACTGAAAATCTTTACTGAGTAATGATTCATACATCATACCcattaaaagtatataattcagtcgttttagtatattcacagagttgtgcagccattACTACAA
This sequence is a window from Canis aureus isolate CA01 chromosome 2, VMU_Caureus_v.1.0, whole genome shotgun sequence. Protein-coding genes within it:
- the DHFR gene encoding dihydrofolate reductase isoform X6 — protein: MGRKTWFSIPEKNRPLKDRINIVLSRDLKEPPQGAHFLAKSLDDALKLTEQPELVNKVDMVWIVGGSSVYKEAMNKPGHLRLFVTRIMHEFESDTFFPEIDLEKYKLLPEYPGVLSDVQEEKGIKYKFEVYEKND